From Aquabacter sp. L1I39, the proteins below share one genomic window:
- the rplS gene encoding 50S ribosomal protein L19, which translates to MNIIQTLEAEQAARLAEKRPVPAFQPGDTVIVNVKVVEGDRSRVQAYEGVVIARNGGGLNESFTVRKISYGEGVERVFPVHSPLIDSIKLVRRGKVRRAKLYYLRDRRGKSARIAERTDRTGDGKKKAASAK; encoded by the coding sequence ATGAACATCATTCAGACGCTTGAGGCCGAACAGGCCGCCCGTCTTGCCGAGAAGCGCCCGGTTCCGGCCTTTCAGCCCGGCGATACGGTGATCGTGAACGTGAAGGTGGTCGAAGGCGACCGCAGCCGCGTGCAGGCCTATGAGGGCGTGGTGATCGCCCGCAATGGCGGCGGCCTCAACGAGAGCTTTACGGTCCGCAAGATCTCCTATGGCGAGGGCGTGGAACGCGTGTTCCCGGTCCACTCTCCCCTGATCGATTCCATCAAGCTGGTGCGTCGCGGCAAGGTCCGCCGCGCCAAGCTCTATTATCTGCGCGACCGTCGCGGCAAGTCTGCCCGTATCGCCGAGCGCACCGACCGCACGGGCGACGGCAAGAAGAAGGCCGCGTCCGCCAAGTGA
- a CDS encoding STAS domain-containing protein, translating to MQIEREQAGADVLLKVSGRLDTPNAKPFEASLLEVVSTTTGGIQVNLAGVDYVSSSGLRALLVAGKAMRSAKRNLSLASLQPQIREVFDISGFSTLFEIS from the coding sequence ATGCAGATTGAGCGGGAACAGGCTGGCGCCGACGTGCTGTTGAAGGTATCGGGGCGCCTCGATACTCCCAATGCCAAGCCGTTCGAGGCGAGCCTTCTCGAAGTGGTGTCCACCACCACCGGGGGCATCCAGGTGAATCTGGCTGGCGTGGACTATGTGTCCTCTTCCGGCCTGCGCGCCCTGCTGGTGGCCGGCAAGGCCATGCGCAGCGCCAAGCGCAATCTCTCGCTGGCCTCCCTTCAGCCGCAGATCCGGGAAGTGTTTGACATTTCCGGCTTCTCCACGCTGTTCGAGATCAGCTGA
- the trmD gene encoding tRNA (guanosine(37)-N1)-methyltransferase TrmD: MTFRASVLTLYPDMFPGPLGHALAGRALDGGLWALEAVQIRDFALDRHRSVDDTPAGGGPGMVMRADVLARAIDATAPADDPRPRLLMTPRGRPLTQARVRDLASGPGVVILCGRFEGVDERVIAARRLEEVCVGDVVLSGGETAALLLLDACVRLIPGVMGKAQSGEDESFSAGLLEYPQYTRPQIFEGQPIPEVLVSGDHARIHAWRHQQALDITRARRPDLLSGTDDGPVTEKT, encoded by the coding sequence ATGACCTTTCGCGCCAGCGTCCTCACGCTTTATCCGGACATGTTTCCCGGCCCCCTCGGCCATGCTTTGGCGGGGCGCGCGCTTGACGGTGGCCTTTGGGCGCTGGAGGCGGTGCAGATCCGCGACTTCGCCCTGGACCGCCACCGCTCCGTGGATGACACCCCCGCCGGCGGTGGCCCCGGCATGGTGATGCGGGCCGACGTGCTCGCCCGCGCCATTGACGCCACCGCCCCGGCCGATGACCCCCGCCCCCGCCTGCTGATGACCCCCCGCGGCCGCCCGCTGACCCAGGCGCGGGTGCGCGACCTCGCTTCAGGTCCAGGCGTGGTGATCCTGTGCGGGCGCTTCGAGGGGGTGGACGAACGCGTCATCGCCGCCCGCCGGCTGGAAGAGGTGTGCGTGGGCGATGTGGTTCTGTCCGGCGGAGAGACGGCCGCCTTGCTGCTGCTGGACGCCTGTGTCCGCCTCATTCCCGGCGTCATGGGCAAGGCACAAAGCGGGGAGGATGAGAGCTTCTCCGCCGGCCTGCTGGAATATCCCCAATATACCCGTCCGCAGATATTCGAGGGACAGCCCATTCCCGAGGTGCTGGTGTCCGGCGACCATGCGCGCATCCATGCCTGGCGGCACCAACAGGCGTTGGACATTACTCGCGCGCGGCGGCCCGACCTCCTCTCCGGCACCGATGACGGTCCGGTGACGGAAAAGACATGA